Proteins encoded together in one Impatiens glandulifera chromosome 1, dImpGla2.1, whole genome shotgun sequence window:
- the LOC124919633 gene encoding uncharacterized protein LOC124919633 isoform X1, protein MNSFENQNNTYFEKAIPGCLGRVVNLFDLSTGVPGDRLFTDTPNHDAVSPLSRNQSYCGGRISRFSNPNEYKVTLSDPRHSSSYGKSNGAPMKMLIANEMSKESDSFPNSSNVVAKLMGLDTLPQEFPLPSPRTCHSRSLSESSLTTWKQKNGYIVQKEYKDIYESWQQQPRRASSGREKQLHSTNEKKMALVRQKFMEAKQLATDEKLRQSKQFQDALDILSSNRELFLRFLQEPNSLLAEHLCDLQSLPPPDETKRITVLRPSKMVDSNKIAGKNNYASLCPPSSWKADENQPTRIVVLKPSSGKLDYIKAEVVSPPFYSPETLQNEEYDNGHRIDDEALVLSSSFSNGYIGDESSFNKSDNEHQIGDSEVMSPIYRHSWDYINKLDSPHSCSSFSHVSHSPDSSVCKEAKKRLSERWATVSSGGNFGGQKLVVQRNSRTLGEMLAISNIKDSVESREEGCSSIVPEPRGSRLNEDDKFVDSPMNLLKSKSVSVSSNVFGERLNVEVCEEIETKNLTRKLSFKEKVSSLFFSRPNRTDKEICNAFQVKDRTPNAGNSFQHDQVIKTQESLSTHLHGSLINDVSSDSLRTRHKWVVTRSEETLRMTKPVLPRNTSDNQEQPSPISAFEASFEHHETTNLDSSANIMRAEGKETSLDKYRLIDKSPPIGSISRVLLSWKDSPTETTASHELENTFHHSSVEDEEEWIFFVQTLLSLAGLNDAVGPSSVFSRWHSSESPLDLSLREKYINLNEKELIMHETNRRKRRSTRKLVFDCVNAALVEITSSYGSHNRNTVDSSARLEDLVWALIKKWRSSEAGFISVEDEDGDSLVVEGMVMEEVAGKDFLEFIRIEIEILVKEIEVNLVEEVVEAVVQELTGM, encoded by the exons ATGAACTCCTTTGAAAATCAAAACAACACATATTTTGAGAAAGCTATTCCGGGTTGCCTAGGAAGAGTGGTGAACTTGTTTGACCTATCTACAGGAGTGCCAGGAGACAGGCTATTCACAGATACACCAAATCACGATG CAGTGTCTCCATTGTCAAGGAATCAATCGTACTGTGGGGGAAGGATAAGTCGTTTCTCTAATCCAAATGAGTACAAAGTG ACATTGTCAGATCCAAGACATAGTTCTTCTTACGGTAAATCAAATGGAGCACCAATGAAGATGCTCATAGCCAATGAAATGTCCAAAGAGTCAGATTCATTCCCTAACTCCTCCAATGTAGTTGCAAAACTGATGGGACTCGATACCTTGCCTCAAGAATTTCCACTGCCCAGTCCACGAACATGCCATTCCCGAAGCCTTTCTGAAAGTTCTTTAACCACATGGAAGCAAAAAAATGGATACATTGTGCAGAAGGAATACAAAGATATTTATGAAAGCTGGCAGCAACAACCTCGAAGGGCGAGTTCTGGAAGAGAAAAACAGCTGCATTCCacaaatgaaaagaagatggCTCTTGTGCGACAAAAGTTCATGGAGGCAAAACAATTAGCAACTGATGAAAAACTTCGCCAATCCAAGCAGTTTCAAGATGCATTGGACATTCTAAGTTCAAATAGAGAATTATTTCTCAGATTTTTGCAAGAACCGAATTCGTTGCTTGCCGAGCACCTTTGTGATCTACAGTCTCTTCCTCCTCCCGATGAAACAAAACGCATTACTGTTCTTAGACCTTCTAAGATGGTTGACAGTAACAAAATTGCAGGTAAAAACAATTATGCTAGCCTTTGTCCTCCTAGTAGTTGGAAAGCTGATGAAAATCAGCCAACTCGGATAGTTGTACTAAAACCGAGCTCTGGTAAGCTTGATTACATTAAGGCAGAAGTGGTTTCTCCACCTTTCTATTCTCCAGAAACACTGCAAAATGAAGAATATGACAATGGACACAGAATAGATGATGAAGCCTTAGTActatcttcttcattttctaatGGGTACATTGGCGATGAGAGTTCTTTCAATAAGTCTGACAATGAACACCAAATTGGGGATTCTGAAGTAATGTCACCAATTTATAGACATTCATGGGACTATATAAATAAGCTTGATAGTCCGCATTCTTGTTCCTCTTTCAGCCATGTATCTCACTCCCCTGATTCATCAGTTTGTAAGGAAGCCAAGAAGCGTTTGTCTGAAAGATGGGCCACAGTGTCTTCTGGTGGAAATTTTGGAGGTCAGAAGCTTGTTGTCCAGAGGAACTCTCGTACATTGGGAGAGATGCTTGCCATTTCAAATATTAAGGATTCTGTGGAATCCCGGGAAGAGGGTTGTAGTAGTATAGTACCAGAACCAAGAGGATCAAGGTTGAATGAAGATGACAAATTTGTTGATTCTCCAATGAATCTTTTGAAATCCAAATCAGTTTCTGTATCTTCTAATGTTTTTGGTGAAAGGCTGAATGTTGAAGTTTGCGAGGAGATAGAGACGAAGAATCTGACTCGAAAGTTATCTTTCAAAGAGAAAGTTTCAAGTTTATTTTTCTCAAGGCCTAATAGAACTGATAAAGAAATTTGTAATGCTTTCCAAGTGAAAGATAGAACTCCAAATGCTGGAAATTCATTCCAACACGATCAGGTCATTAAGACTCAAGAAAGCTTGTCAACTCATCTACATGGTTCATTGATCAATGATGTGTCTTCAGATTCATTGCGCACTAGGCATAAATGGGTTGTGACCAGATCTGAg GAAACTCTTCGTATGACAAAGCCTGTTCTTCCGAGAAATACAAGTGACAACCAAGAACAGCCAAGTCCTATCTCAGCTTTTGAAGCCTCATTTGAACATCACGAAACTACCAATTTGGATTCTTCTGCCAATATCATGAGGGCAGAGGGGAAAG aaaCAAGTCTGGACAAATACAGGTTAATAGATAAATCACCGCCCATTGGATCAATTTCCCGGGTTCTGCTATCATGGAAAGACTCTCCCACAGAAACAACAGCTTCCCATGAACTGGAAAACACATTTCATCATAGTTCCgtggaagatgaagaagaatggATTTTCTTTGTCCAAACATTACTATCTCTAGCTGGGTTAAATGATGCAGTAGGACCCAGTTCAGTTTTTTCCAGATGGCACTCATCTGAAAGCCCTTTGGACCTCTCgttaagagagaaatatattaaTCTAAACGAGAAGGAACTAATAATGCATGAGACGAACAGGAGGAAAAGAAGATCAACTAGAAAGCTTGTGTTTGATTGTGTTAATGCAGCTTTAGTTGAGATAACATCATCTTATGGATCACACAATAGAAACACAGTTGATTCATCAGCCAGATTGGAGGATCTAGTGTGGGCCTTGATTAAGAAATGGCGCTCTAGTGAGGCAGGTTTTATTTCTGTTGAAGATGAGGATGGTGATAGCTTGGTGGTGGAGGGAATGGTAATGGAGGAGGTAGCCGGGAAGGATTTTCTCGAGTTCATtcgaattgaaattgaaattttagtGAAGGAAATTGAAGTAAATTTGGTCGAAGAGGTTGTGGAAGCCGTTGTTCAAGAATTGACAGGGATGTAA
- the LOC124919633 gene encoding uncharacterized protein LOC124919633 isoform X2, giving the protein MNSFENQNNTYFEKAIPGCLGRVVNLFDLSTGVPGDRLFTDTPNHDVSPLSRNQSYCGGRISRFSNPNEYKVTLSDPRHSSSYGKSNGAPMKMLIANEMSKESDSFPNSSNVVAKLMGLDTLPQEFPLPSPRTCHSRSLSESSLTTWKQKNGYIVQKEYKDIYESWQQQPRRASSGREKQLHSTNEKKMALVRQKFMEAKQLATDEKLRQSKQFQDALDILSSNRELFLRFLQEPNSLLAEHLCDLQSLPPPDETKRITVLRPSKMVDSNKIAGKNNYASLCPPSSWKADENQPTRIVVLKPSSGKLDYIKAEVVSPPFYSPETLQNEEYDNGHRIDDEALVLSSSFSNGYIGDESSFNKSDNEHQIGDSEVMSPIYRHSWDYINKLDSPHSCSSFSHVSHSPDSSVCKEAKKRLSERWATVSSGGNFGGQKLVVQRNSRTLGEMLAISNIKDSVESREEGCSSIVPEPRGSRLNEDDKFVDSPMNLLKSKSVSVSSNVFGERLNVEVCEEIETKNLTRKLSFKEKVSSLFFSRPNRTDKEICNAFQVKDRTPNAGNSFQHDQVIKTQESLSTHLHGSLINDVSSDSLRTRHKWVVTRSEETLRMTKPVLPRNTSDNQEQPSPISAFEASFEHHETTNLDSSANIMRAEGKETSLDKYRLIDKSPPIGSISRVLLSWKDSPTETTASHELENTFHHSSVEDEEEWIFFVQTLLSLAGLNDAVGPSSVFSRWHSSESPLDLSLREKYINLNEKELIMHETNRRKRRSTRKLVFDCVNAALVEITSSYGSHNRNTVDSSARLEDLVWALIKKWRSSEAGFISVEDEDGDSLVVEGMVMEEVAGKDFLEFIRIEIEILVKEIEVNLVEEVVEAVVQELTGM; this is encoded by the exons ATGAACTCCTTTGAAAATCAAAACAACACATATTTTGAGAAAGCTATTCCGGGTTGCCTAGGAAGAGTGGTGAACTTGTTTGACCTATCTACAGGAGTGCCAGGAGACAGGCTATTCACAGATACACCAAATCACGATG TGTCTCCATTGTCAAGGAATCAATCGTACTGTGGGGGAAGGATAAGTCGTTTCTCTAATCCAAATGAGTACAAAGTG ACATTGTCAGATCCAAGACATAGTTCTTCTTACGGTAAATCAAATGGAGCACCAATGAAGATGCTCATAGCCAATGAAATGTCCAAAGAGTCAGATTCATTCCCTAACTCCTCCAATGTAGTTGCAAAACTGATGGGACTCGATACCTTGCCTCAAGAATTTCCACTGCCCAGTCCACGAACATGCCATTCCCGAAGCCTTTCTGAAAGTTCTTTAACCACATGGAAGCAAAAAAATGGATACATTGTGCAGAAGGAATACAAAGATATTTATGAAAGCTGGCAGCAACAACCTCGAAGGGCGAGTTCTGGAAGAGAAAAACAGCTGCATTCCacaaatgaaaagaagatggCTCTTGTGCGACAAAAGTTCATGGAGGCAAAACAATTAGCAACTGATGAAAAACTTCGCCAATCCAAGCAGTTTCAAGATGCATTGGACATTCTAAGTTCAAATAGAGAATTATTTCTCAGATTTTTGCAAGAACCGAATTCGTTGCTTGCCGAGCACCTTTGTGATCTACAGTCTCTTCCTCCTCCCGATGAAACAAAACGCATTACTGTTCTTAGACCTTCTAAGATGGTTGACAGTAACAAAATTGCAGGTAAAAACAATTATGCTAGCCTTTGTCCTCCTAGTAGTTGGAAAGCTGATGAAAATCAGCCAACTCGGATAGTTGTACTAAAACCGAGCTCTGGTAAGCTTGATTACATTAAGGCAGAAGTGGTTTCTCCACCTTTCTATTCTCCAGAAACACTGCAAAATGAAGAATATGACAATGGACACAGAATAGATGATGAAGCCTTAGTActatcttcttcattttctaatGGGTACATTGGCGATGAGAGTTCTTTCAATAAGTCTGACAATGAACACCAAATTGGGGATTCTGAAGTAATGTCACCAATTTATAGACATTCATGGGACTATATAAATAAGCTTGATAGTCCGCATTCTTGTTCCTCTTTCAGCCATGTATCTCACTCCCCTGATTCATCAGTTTGTAAGGAAGCCAAGAAGCGTTTGTCTGAAAGATGGGCCACAGTGTCTTCTGGTGGAAATTTTGGAGGTCAGAAGCTTGTTGTCCAGAGGAACTCTCGTACATTGGGAGAGATGCTTGCCATTTCAAATATTAAGGATTCTGTGGAATCCCGGGAAGAGGGTTGTAGTAGTATAGTACCAGAACCAAGAGGATCAAGGTTGAATGAAGATGACAAATTTGTTGATTCTCCAATGAATCTTTTGAAATCCAAATCAGTTTCTGTATCTTCTAATGTTTTTGGTGAAAGGCTGAATGTTGAAGTTTGCGAGGAGATAGAGACGAAGAATCTGACTCGAAAGTTATCTTTCAAAGAGAAAGTTTCAAGTTTATTTTTCTCAAGGCCTAATAGAACTGATAAAGAAATTTGTAATGCTTTCCAAGTGAAAGATAGAACTCCAAATGCTGGAAATTCATTCCAACACGATCAGGTCATTAAGACTCAAGAAAGCTTGTCAACTCATCTACATGGTTCATTGATCAATGATGTGTCTTCAGATTCATTGCGCACTAGGCATAAATGGGTTGTGACCAGATCTGAg GAAACTCTTCGTATGACAAAGCCTGTTCTTCCGAGAAATACAAGTGACAACCAAGAACAGCCAAGTCCTATCTCAGCTTTTGAAGCCTCATTTGAACATCACGAAACTACCAATTTGGATTCTTCTGCCAATATCATGAGGGCAGAGGGGAAAG aaaCAAGTCTGGACAAATACAGGTTAATAGATAAATCACCGCCCATTGGATCAATTTCCCGGGTTCTGCTATCATGGAAAGACTCTCCCACAGAAACAACAGCTTCCCATGAACTGGAAAACACATTTCATCATAGTTCCgtggaagatgaagaagaatggATTTTCTTTGTCCAAACATTACTATCTCTAGCTGGGTTAAATGATGCAGTAGGACCCAGTTCAGTTTTTTCCAGATGGCACTCATCTGAAAGCCCTTTGGACCTCTCgttaagagagaaatatattaaTCTAAACGAGAAGGAACTAATAATGCATGAGACGAACAGGAGGAAAAGAAGATCAACTAGAAAGCTTGTGTTTGATTGTGTTAATGCAGCTTTAGTTGAGATAACATCATCTTATGGATCACACAATAGAAACACAGTTGATTCATCAGCCAGATTGGAGGATCTAGTGTGGGCCTTGATTAAGAAATGGCGCTCTAGTGAGGCAGGTTTTATTTCTGTTGAAGATGAGGATGGTGATAGCTTGGTGGTGGAGGGAATGGTAATGGAGGAGGTAGCCGGGAAGGATTTTCTCGAGTTCATtcgaattgaaattgaaattttagtGAAGGAAATTGAAGTAAATTTGGTCGAAGAGGTTGTGGAAGCCGTTGTTCAAGAATTGACAGGGATGTAA